The proteins below are encoded in one region of Ostrea edulis chromosome 3, xbOstEdul1.1, whole genome shotgun sequence:
- the LOC130052763 gene encoding uncharacterized protein LOC130052763 — MLCLPRALFSVALIFVLRIRSGHGVQDDWQLVFQAVTGNGENVLNAWNSRSPSRCTIQAGCIPAGFKLDNQRDNTKHLRSPLIDKWNSLHILKIRVVFGGQGKTLAYLEFDGSGSTKNDWFSKARLLHSSWSDLKTSKTNYFSMLGYLISNEPFKI; from the exons ATGTTGTGCCTTCCTCGTGCGTTGTTTTCTGTGGCACTGATTTTTGTCTTAAGAATAAGGTCCGGACATGGGGTCCAAGACG ATTGGCAATTAGTATTTCAGGCGGTTACAGGGAATGGTGAAAATGTCCTTAATGCCTGGAACTCAAGGTCACCTTCAAGATGCACGATACAAGCTGGCTGTATTCCTGCTGGTTTTAAATTAGACAACCAGAGGGATAACACGAAACATCTTCGAAGTCCTTTAATCGACAAGTGGAACTCGCTCCATATTCTAAAA ATCCGTGTAGTATTTGGTGGCCAGGGGAAAACGTTAGCGTATTTAGAATTTGATGGAAGTGGAAGCACCAAGAATGATTGGTTCAGCAAAGCTAGACTTCTGCATAGTAGTTGGTCTGATCTCAAGACCTCCAAAACTAACTACTTCTCCATGTTGGGGTACCTGATTTCgaatgaacccttcaaaatctAG